The sequence below is a genomic window from Rudanella lutea DSM 19387.
ATACAATATATACTACGGTAACACGCTAAGGGTTAATTGATCGCGTAGTGCCGAAAGGCATCAGGTTATTTACCGGATGCCTTTTTTTATGCCCTATTTAAGCACCCCAATACTTTTCAGCCACCCCTTACAAGCATCGGGCCAATTAGCCACAGACCCTTTATCGGCGGTACGCATCGCATAGCCGTGCCCCCCTTTCGGATACAGGTGCATTTCGGCCTGAACACCATTTTTCAGACAGGCCAGATAGTAGCTGATACTGTTCTCAACCGGTACGGCTTTATCGTCCATAGAGTGGACCAGAAACGTGGGCGGTGTTTGGGCTGTCACCTGCAATTCGTTGGAGTAATAAGCGATTTTGGCCGCATCGTCTTTGAGCGTCCCCAGCAGGTTGTTGCGCGAGCCCGCGTGTGCCTTCTCCCCAAACGTGATAACCGGATACATCAGAATAGCAAAGTTCGGTTGAGCCGAGGTCGACTGTACCGACTCATTACCTCCCACACGCGCCGTGGCCGGTTCAGGCCCATTCCAATGGGTCGATAGTGTAGACGCCAGGTGCCCTCCGGCCGAAAAACCCATAACCCCAATGCGATTCGGGTCGATACCGTAACTAGCCGCATCTCGCCGGATCAGTCGAATACCCTGCATGGCATCCATGAGCGGCACCTCGTGCTGATTGGTCATGATGGCCGGGTTGGGCAGCCGGTATTTCAACACAAAGGCCGCTACACCCTGTTCGGCAAACCAACGAGCTATATCCGACCCTTCGTGGCTCGACGCCAGAATGGCATACCCTCCACCGGGGCAAATCATAACCGCAGCCCCCGTCGCTTTGTCTTTAGCGGGCAGATAGGCCGTCAGGGTTGGGACAGTTACGTTGCTGATTCGCTCCACATCGGTGGTTACTACCTTTTCGGTGAGGGT
It includes:
- a CDS encoding alpha/beta hydrolase, whose product is MKSTFLATTLLIGTLSLPAMSQSSKPIWPQNAIPNALPGATLTEKVVTTDVERISNVTVPTLTAYLPAKDKATGAAVMICPGGGYAILASSHEGSDIARWFAEQGVAAFVLKYRLPNPAIMTNQHEVPLMDAMQGIRLIRRDAASYGIDPNRIGVMGFSAGGHLASTLSTHWNGPEPATARVGGNESVQSTSAQPNFAILMYPVITFGEKAHAGSRNNLLGTLKDDAAKIAYYSNELQVTAQTPPTFLVHSMDDKAVPVENSISYYLACLKNGVQAEMHLYPKGGHGYAMRTADKGSVANWPDACKGWLKSIGVLK